A window of the Arachis duranensis cultivar V14167 chromosome 5, aradu.V14167.gnm2.J7QH, whole genome shotgun sequence genome harbors these coding sequences:
- the LOC107489508 gene encoding uncharacterized protein LOC107489508: MIGKGFFRENFQPQSCSGKRAPKTGQGKGSSENVVIIDADSDRGEDVIIIDDCDECVYKESHGAGGSAPSRVRSYTHQSVISVDDDDESDDEFVEGVGELDSDASSSKRCSSGPSFMQKSVHININDSQVYKNGFVSSTQRSRETCSAKATGRSHNGLDRSENPGRNRYGLDGLETESSDSDCSDCEVLEACEQWERASIKKKRHVSNDQSYYGEHPSSSGFHRNFYVNVEMEKSDEQHEVSPEYSAPSNENNVKENQSTVSYKDDSQVDGVNPFSVGTESPFKGSDQQVAQNCFKSFKFESLKEVQSLSRSSNTEHAERSRSEDNFYGDFSCASMFEKESGGKESNFMSSSQGACEIRVNNGSASTSNTENLSEDKLKCTSFEGRSDNRDEIMLQVQCDGHTASDEIDIINEREKLKETDEYKQAIEEEWASRQRQLQIQAEEAQRLRKRKKAETKRILDMQRRQKERVEEVRETQKKDEEFMNKKEQLRVEIRNRLNKLEKQCSDMTSLLRGLGIAVGVGFFPKPTEVHAAYKRALFKFHPDRASKTDVREQVEAEEKFKLISRMKEKFLLTSCH, translated from the exons ATGATAGGAAAAGGATTCTTCCGAGAGAACTTTCAACCGCAGTCATGCTCTGGGAAGAGAGCACCCAAAACTGGTCAGGGTAAAGGGAGTTCAGAAAACGTTGTTATCATTGATGCCGACAGTGATCGAGGTGAGGATGTGATAATCATTGATGACTGTGATGAGTGTGTTTATAAAGAATCGCATGGTGCCGGTGGCAGTGCGCCAAGTAGAGTCAGATCATATACACATCAGAGCGTTATAAGtgttgatgacgatgatgaaaGCGATGATGAATTTGTTGAAGGTGTTGGGGAATTGGATAGTGATGCTTCGTCAAGTAAACGATGTTCTTCTGGGCCAAGCTTTATGCAAAAATCTGTACACATAAACATTAATGATAGTCAAGTATATAAAAATGGCTTTGTATCTAGTACCCAAAGAAGTAGGGAAACATGCTCTGCAAAGGCCACTGGGAGAAGTCATAATGGTTTGGATAGGTCTGAAAACCCAGGCAGAAATCGTTATGGTTTGGATGGGTTGGAAACTGAGTCATCTGATAGTGATTGTTCTGATTGTGAAGTTTTGGAAGCTTGTGAACAGTGGGAAAGGGCTTCGATTAAGAAAAAGCGTCATGTCTCTAATGACCAGTCATATTATGGTGAGCATCCCAGTTCTTCTGGCTTCCATAGGAATTTCTATGTTAATGTTGAAATGGAAAAAAGTGATGAACAACACGAAGTGAGTCCCGAATATTCTGCTCCCAGCAATGAAAACAATGTGAAAGAGAATCAATCTACTGTCTCATATAAGGATGATAGTCAAGTTGATGGGGTCAATCCTTTTAGTGTTGGGACAGAAAGTCCATTCAAGGGTTCTGATCAGCAAGTTGCCCAGAACTGTTTTAAATCTTTCAAGTTTGAATCTCTCAAGGAAGTGCAGTCTTTGTCTCGTAGTTCTAATACTGAGCATGCAGAAAGGAGCAGAAGTGAAGATAATTTCTATGGTGATTTTTCTTGTGCTTCAATGTTTGAGAAAGAATCAGGTGGTAAAGAGTCTAATTTTATGAGCTCAAGCCAAGGAGCATGTGAAATTCGAGTTAACAATGGATCTGCATCGACGAGTAACACTGAGAATTTATCGGAAGATAAATTGAAGTGTACTTCTTTTGAGGGAAGATCTGATAACCGTGATGAGATTATGTTACAAGTTCAATGTGATGGTCATACTGCTTCAGATGAGATAGATATAATTAATGAAAGAGAAAAGCTTAAAGAGACTGATGAGTATAAACAAGCTATTGAAGAGGAATGGGCATCCAGGCAGCGACAATTGCAAATCCAG GCTGAGGAAGCACAGAGATTGCGCAAGCGAAAGAAGGCTGAAACTAAGCGTATATTGGACATGCAAAGAAGGCAGAAGGAACGTGTTGAAGAAGTGAGAGAGACGCAAAAGAAG GATGAAGAATTTATGAACAAGAAAGAGCAGCTGCGGGTAGAAATACGGAATAGGCTTAATAAATTGGAGAAGCAATGCAGTGACATGACATCATTGCTTCGTGGCTTAGGAATAGCTGTTGGAGTTGGTTTTTTCCCAAAGCCTACTGAG GTGCATGCAGCATATAAACGGGCCTTGTTTAAGTTCCATCCAGATCGGGCGTCAAAAACTGATGTTCGTGAGCAGGTCGAGGCAGAAGAAAAGTTCAAGCTCATCTCGCgcatgaaggagaaattttTGTTGACGTCCTGTCACTAG